A part of Halobaculum sp. MBLA0143 genomic DNA contains:
- the upp gene encoding uracil phosphoribosyltransferase, producing the protein MPIEQRGDAHLITHALARHTLSRLRDVETEQVAFRKGLVKLGRICGYEIIDGVMETEYVAIDTPLAETTGERVRGLDDVVIINVLRAATPFVEGLLKAFPRAKQGVISAGRDESAGMDDTGAFPISIDYTKLPEITSQDTVIVADPMLATGSTMCTVLDHVTDAGDPEDLFVLSAVSAPDGLTRVGEAYPEADLLTVAIDDELDEDGFIVPGLGDAGDRAFRTK; encoded by the coding sequence GTGCCAATCGAGCAACGCGGCGACGCACACCTCATCACACACGCGCTCGCCAGACACACGCTCTCGCGGCTCCGAGACGTGGAGACGGAACAGGTCGCCTTCCGGAAGGGACTCGTCAAACTCGGCCGGATCTGTGGCTACGAGATCATCGACGGCGTGATGGAGACGGAGTACGTCGCTATCGACACGCCACTGGCAGAGACCACCGGCGAGCGTGTCCGCGGGCTCGACGACGTGGTGATCATCAACGTCCTCCGGGCGGCGACCCCGTTCGTCGAGGGACTGCTGAAGGCGTTCCCCCGGGCCAAACAGGGAGTGATCTCCGCCGGCCGCGACGAGTCGGCCGGGATGGACGACACCGGCGCGTTCCCCATCAGCATCGACTACACGAAGCTACCGGAGATCACGAGCCAGGACACCGTGATCGTCGCCGACCCGATGCTGGCGACCGGCTCGACGATGTGTACCGTCTTGGACCACGTCACGGACGCCGGCGACCCGGAGGATCTGTTCGTGCTGTCTGCGGTGTCGGCGCCGGACGGCCTCACCCGCGTCGGCGAGGCGTACCCGGAGGCGGACCTCCTGACGGTCGCCATCGACGACGAACTGGACGAAGACGGGTTCATCGTCCCCGGGCTCGGCGACGCCGGCGACCGCGCGTTCCGGACGAAGTGA